CGCCGTCGTTGTCCTCGATGAGGTCGGTCGTCTTCTGCTCGCTCTCGGCCTCCATCCGGTCGATGTTGTCTTGGGTCTCGACCGCCACGTCCTGCAACTCCTCGACGCGGGGCACCTCCGAAACGCCCGAGAGCAGGACGACGCCCGACACGCGGTCGGCGTCGGCCACGGGGTAGTCGCCCCCTCGGACCTCCATCGAGGCGGTCTGGTTCTCCAACCACTTGCGACCCTTCTCTACGCCCTTCCGATTGAGGTACTCGGGCGGACCGCTGGCGACGAGCAGGGAACGCTCGGCGCTGTCGATTTCGCAGGGCAGGGTGAGTCGGCCGAGCGCCGCCTTCCGGACCAGACTCGTGATACGGTTGGTCGCGTGGGTCGAGTCCATCTCGTCGGTGCCGTCGCTCGTGAACCGCGAGAGCAGGCCGCCCGAGGGGTTGTCTACCTTCTCGGCGGCGTAGCCCACGGTAGAGACCCCGCCGGTGTCGAGCGTGTTGATGATTTCGCTGGAGTCCACGACGCTCTCGCCAACCTCGTCGCCGTGGGAGACTTCGCCCGCGCCGAAGAGAACGCCGAACCGCCGGACGATTTCCTCGTTGATGCGGTCGTACCCGGACCCGACGCTCTCGCCCGACTCGCGCCACGCGTCGTTGTCGAACACGAGCAAGTTGTCAACCTCGCGGACGAACGTCTGGAACGACCGCGCGGCGTTCAGCGTGTAGATGCCGCCCTCGTCTCTGCCCGGCAGGATGCCGAGACCGTATACCGGTTCGGTGTAGACGCGCTTGAGGTACTTTGCGAGGACCGGCGCGCCACCGGACCCGGTTCCACCGCCCATCCCCGCGACGACGAGGAAGGCGTCGATGTCGTGGATGGGCACGTTGTCCACCGCGCCCTGCACCTCGTCGATGTCCTCCTCGGCGATTTCCGCGCCGAGTTCGTTGTCCGCGCCGACCCCGTGGCCCTTGACTCTGGACTGGCCGACGAGGACTTGGTTCTGTTCGGGCACGTAGTCGAGACCCACGAGGTCGGCCTTCGCGGTGTTGACCGCGACTGCCGACCTGACGGCCTGACTGCCGGTGCGCCGGTCGTACTCGAGGAACTTGTCCACGATTTTGCCGCCCGCCTGACCG
Above is a genomic segment from Halorussus caseinilyticus containing:
- a CDS encoding tubulin/FtsZ family protein, with product MKLAMIGFGQAGGKIVDKFLEYDRRTGSQAVRSAVAVNTAKADLVGLDYVPEQNQVLVGQSRVKGHGVGADNELGAEIAEEDIDEVQGAVDNVPIHDIDAFLVVAGMGGGTGSGGAPVLAKYLKRVYTEPVYGLGILPGRDEGGIYTLNAARSFQTFVREVDNLLVFDNDAWRESGESVGSGYDRINEEIVRRFGVLFGAGEVSHGDEVGESVVDSSEIINTLDTGGVSTVGYAAEKVDNPSGGLLSRFTSDGTDEMDSTHATNRITSLVRKAALGRLTLPCEIDSAERSLLVASGPPEYLNRKGVEKGRKWLENQTASMEVRGGDYPVADADRVSGVVLLSGVSEVPRVEELQDVAVETQDNIDRMEAESEQKTTDLIEDNDGELDPLF